From the Pseudomonas syringae KCTC 12500 genome, the window GCACCGATGAAAAACAGCGCACGACCATTATTACCAGCAGCCGCATGACCGTATTTCCTCAGAAGGAATATGCGCAGACCGACCAAGACGTTAGAATCGACGGCGCGGGCGGTGTCACTACGACCAAGGGAATGAAAGCGTATTTGAAAGACAGCAGGATGGACCTGCTGTCCAACGTAAGAGGACAGTATGAGGCTCGTTAAAACTCTTCCTTTATTGCTCGGCCTGGGCGCAGCACTGGGAAGCGCGAGCGCCTGGTCCCTGCCAACCGACCGAGATCAGCCTATCCACATCCAGTCTGACGATGCTCAGCTCGATGACAAGAAAGGCGTGGCGACTTACAAGGGCAATGTCATCATCACTCAGGGCTCGATGAAAATCACGGGCAACACCGTGACAATCACGCGTAATGCCCAGGGCGAAGTCGACGTCTTCACCTCCGTCGGCAACCTGGCTTACTACGAGCAGAAGCCTGCCGTAGACAAACCGATCGTGCAGGCCTATGCCGTCACCATCCAGTATTACGCTGGCCAGGACCGTATCGTCCTGATCGACAAGGCCAAGGTCATCAATGATGGCAACACCTCGGAAGGCGAGAAAATCGTCTACGACACGGTTAGACAGGTCGTCACCGCTGGTCGGGCCAATGGCGG encodes:
- the lptA gene encoding lipopolysaccharide transport periplasmic protein LptA produces the protein MRLVKTLPLLLGLGAALGSASAWSLPTDRDQPIHIQSDDAQLDDKKGVATYKGNVIITQGSMKITGNTVTITRNAQGEVDVFTSVGNLAYYEQKPAVDKPIVQAYAVTIQYYAGQDRIVLIDKAKVINDGNTSEGEKIVYDTVRQVVTAGRANGGAKVTTPRPRIDMVIQPKKKTDQPQKAQ